Proteins encoded together in one Methanobacterium petrolearium window:
- a CDS encoding DUF4405 domain-containing protein gives MIGKIKSVMSKEKFVPVLSGEKVTSTLSREKVISSLSKENLSFVLTQIPMKQKLFAAISTIPFIALGSMSASCATTCPYGMVNDPYPGQCPRYADLNGDGFCDLSQSTSVAATDTTADTTTDQSTSDTTTSTDSVTTTDQGHGNGANADVAPDQSTDANTTTLPDDPGSDYGSLNGDGTNYYMLPITLILIGGYLFTYYLFKKGILKRNKHKRIWNLLVTIGYLGTGITGVILTFMVNLGIRTALNQSLTFWHVELAILMVVGTLIHLHIYWKPFKNMFRVLFGFNFNLKKDPSRAKGTSK, from the coding sequence ATGATTGGGAAAATAAAATCTGTGATGTCAAAGGAAAAATTCGTTCCAGTTTTATCTGGTGAAAAAGTGACCTCTACTTTATCCCGAGAAAAGGTTATCTCTTCTCTATCCAAGGAGAATTTAAGTTTTGTATTAACCCAAATCCCTATGAAACAGAAATTATTCGCTGCAATTTCCACCATTCCATTCATAGCACTAGGATCCATGTCTGCCTCCTGTGCTACCACCTGTCCTTATGGGATGGTAAATGACCCTTACCCGGGGCAATGCCCTCGTTATGCGGATTTAAACGGGGATGGATTCTGTGATCTGTCCCAATCAACATCAGTTGCAGCTACAGACACAACTGCTGATACTACTACTGATCAGTCTACCTCAGACACCACTACATCTACGGATAGTGTCACCACTACTGATCAGGGGCATGGCAATGGTGCCAATGCTGATGTCGCACCAGATCAATCTACCGATGCAAACACAACCACACTACCGGATGATCCTGGTTCAGACTATGGAAGCCTTAACGGAGACGGAACCAATTACTATATGCTACCCATAACCCTTATATTAATAGGTGGATACTTATTTACATATTACCTGTTTAAAAAGGGCATATTAAAACGGAATAAACACAAAAGAATATGGAATCTTTTGGTCACCATAGGGTATCTCGGTACAGGAATTACTGGAGTTATTTTAACCTTCATGGTAAATCTTGGCATAAGAACTGCCTTAAACCAATCTTTGACATTTTGGCACGTGGAACTGGCGATTTTGATGGTTGTAGGAACTTTGATACATCTTCACATCTATTGGAAGCCGTTTAAAAATATGTTTAGGGTTCTTTTTGGGTTTAACTTTAATTTAAAAAAGGACCCAAGTAGGGCTAAGGGAACATCTAAGTGA
- a CDS encoding arsenate reductase ArsC, whose product MEQSNRKERVLFICIHNSVRSQMAEGLLHHYYGNRFEVHSAGSHPRGVDPLAVKVMAEVGIDISNHLSKSLKEFEGQEFDYVITVCDSHYICPVFFNGKKYIKQSFDDPLAINGSSEERIRAFRRIRDELSDWICNQFTSPI is encoded by the coding sequence ATGGAACAATCAAATAGAAAGGAAAGAGTTTTATTCATCTGCATTCACAACTCTGTAAGGTCCCAGATGGCTGAGGGTCTACTTCACCACTATTATGGAAACCGATTTGAAGTTCACAGTGCAGGGAGTCATCCAAGGGGAGTTGACCCCCTGGCTGTAAAAGTTATGGCTGAAGTTGGAATTGACATTTCCAACCATTTGTCAAAAAGTTTGAAAGAATTTGAAGGCCAGGAATTTGATTACGTGATCACAGTATGTGACAGCCACTATATCTGTCCAGTATTTTTTAATGGTAAAAAATATATCAAACAATCATTCGATGATCCTTTAGCAATTAATGGAAGTTCAGAAGAAAGAATTAGAGCTTTCAGACGAATAAGGGATGAATTAAGTGATTGGATTTGTAATCAGTTTACTTCTCCAATCTGA
- a CDS encoding putative zinc-binding protein, whose product MKDKKLALAPCSGMSPYGLITRAASSDTVEESDKLISICMGATSADREGFRDLIKKYPILAVNGCEGSCVDKILKQKGVKVAESINALEILDKEDLKPTDVSRLDAEGEKSVEVLKKKIKEIASECDC is encoded by the coding sequence ATGAAGGACAAAAAATTAGCACTGGCACCATGCAGTGGGATGAGCCCTTACGGCCTCATCACCCGGGCGGCAAGTTCAGACACTGTTGAAGAATCAGATAAACTCATCTCCATATGCATGGGGGCTACATCAGCAGACAGAGAAGGATTCCGAGACCTCATAAAAAAATATCCCATACTGGCAGTTAATGGCTGTGAAGGATCCTGTGTGGATAAAATACTCAAACAGAAAGGAGTTAAAGTTGCAGAAAGTATAAATGCCCTTGAAATTTTGGATAAAGAAGATTTAAAGCCAACTGATGTTTCAAGACTGGACGCAGAAGGGGAAAAAAGTGTGGAAGTGTTAAAGAAAAAAATAAAAGAAATTGCTTCTGAATGCGATTGCTGA
- a CDS encoding DASS family sodium-coupled anion symporter has translation MPLAIIAFIVVMLIPMKGLSYPGHAAIALLVFAVIMWATETVHLAVTSLIILFIQPIIGVESFNNAVIGFANPIIFLMIGGFIMAEAIRKSGLATRMTYAMLNKFGTSPDRSIFVAVFSTGILSAWIENVVAFAMLLPIIKEIIPLMGINDPEKGKSNFAKAMVLGASYGSLAGGFGTEIGTAPNLMAAAYTHIPFANWMVFGFPLAIAMMLIIWKLLGRVFKPEVSGIVGGTNTISSKLDSLGPMTKTEKKSLVILLFTIGLWVTTNWTGLNSYSIALIGAVLFFIFKIVDWKDAQNGVDWGLIIFFGGALSLGAALLNTGAAKWLISDIVAMMGSNPSTILITIVLMIIAVVITQVMSNIALSAILIPLSVTLASAQGHSVGTYAVPVAIACSLSFMLPMADPTVAMAYGTGYVKIKEILKAGVPLVVIGIVLTIIIIMSPLAKPALG, from the coding sequence ATGCCATTGGCTATAATCGCTTTTATAGTTGTAATGTTAATTCCTATGAAAGGTTTAAGCTATCCTGGCCACGCAGCAATTGCTTTACTCGTATTCGCCGTGATAATGTGGGCAACTGAAACAGTTCACCTGGCAGTTACTTCTTTAATAATACTTTTCATACAGCCCATTATTGGTGTTGAGAGTTTTAACAATGCTGTAATTGGTTTTGCAAATCCTATCATCTTTTTAATGATCGGTGGATTTATTATGGCTGAGGCCATCCGTAAAAGCGGATTGGCAACACGCATGACTTATGCCATGCTCAACAAGTTTGGTACCAGCCCAGATAGAAGTATCTTTGTGGCGGTGTTTTCTACAGGAATTTTATCCGCCTGGATTGAAAACGTGGTGGCATTTGCAATGTTACTTCCCATTATCAAAGAAATCATCCCACTTATGGGTATAAATGACCCTGAAAAGGGTAAAAGTAACTTTGCAAAGGCCATGGTGCTTGGTGCATCTTACGGTTCTCTGGCCGGAGGATTTGGTACTGAAATCGGTACTGCCCCCAACTTGATGGCAGCAGCATACACCCATATTCCCTTTGCCAATTGGATGGTTTTCGGATTTCCGCTTGCAATAGCTATGATGCTTATTATCTGGAAATTACTCGGCAGAGTATTCAAACCAGAAGTAAGTGGAATAGTAGGTGGGACCAACACCATATCCAGCAAATTGGATTCATTAGGACCAATGACAAAAACAGAGAAAAAATCACTGGTTATTCTCTTATTTACAATTGGACTATGGGTCACAACTAACTGGACCGGGCTTAACAGTTATTCTATTGCCTTAATCGGCGCCGTGCTCTTTTTCATATTCAAAATTGTTGATTGGAAAGATGCACAGAACGGTGTTGACTGGGGATTAATAATCTTTTTCGGAGGAGCATTAAGCCTTGGAGCCGCATTACTCAATACCGGAGCGGCAAAATGGCTAATCAGCGATATCGTGGCCATGATGGGAAGTAATCCATCAACGATCCTTATCACCATTGTCCTGATGATAATTGCAGTTGTCATTACTCAGGTAATGTCCAATATTGCTCTTTCAGCAATACTCATACCATTATCAGTTACTCTAGCATCAGCACAAGGACACTCCGTAGGAACATATGCCGTGCCTGTGGCAATCGCCTGTTCACTATCATTCATGTTACCCATGGCAGACCCAACTGTGGCCATGGCCTATGGAACAGGATATGTGAAAATTAAGGAAATATTAAAGGCAGGAGTTCCATTAGTCGTTATTGGAATTGTGTTAACCATTATAATTATAATGAGCCCACTTGCAAAACCAGCGCTGGGATAA
- the arsM gene encoding arsenite methyltransferase, which translates to MEEKKIKDHVKERYRKIATKETSYCPCCGGTEDMLESALEQAKAMGYSQKEMESIPQDAIYGLGCGNPTALAEISEGETVLDLGSGGGIDVFLASKKVGSSGRVIGVDMTHEMVKTAIQNAEEGGYQNVQFKLGEIEDLPIEDETIDVIISNCVINLTPNKNIAYREAFRVLKPGGRILVSDLVTHGEIPEDIRRSFQAWSDCIAGAMEKQKYLNTITLAGFKDVEIMEAHYFTEPNMNIRLEGKILSIQVKAIK; encoded by the coding sequence ATGGAAGAAAAGAAAATAAAGGATCATGTAAAGGAACGTTACAGGAAAATAGCAACCAAGGAAACATCCTATTGTCCCTGCTGTGGTGGAACAGAGGATATGTTAGAAAGTGCACTAGAACAGGCCAAAGCAATGGGATACTCCCAGAAAGAGATGGAGAGTATACCTCAAGATGCCATTTATGGGCTGGGATGCGGGAATCCCACGGCCCTGGCAGAAATTAGTGAAGGAGAAACAGTACTTGATTTAGGATCAGGAGGGGGAATAGATGTCTTCCTAGCATCAAAAAAGGTAGGTTCAAGTGGTAGGGTAATAGGAGTGGACATGACCCATGAAATGGTTAAAACTGCCATTCAAAATGCAGAAGAAGGTGGTTATCAAAATGTTCAGTTCAAACTGGGAGAAATTGAGGATTTACCCATTGAAGATGAAACCATTGATGTAATCATTAGTAACTGTGTCATAAACCTAACACCAAATAAAAATATTGCATACAGGGAAGCTTTCAGGGTTTTAAAGCCAGGTGGAAGAATCTTAGTTTCTGACCTTGTTACCCATGGTGAAATTCCTGAAGACATCCGGAGAAGTTTTCAAGCATGGTCAGACTGCATAGCTGGAGCAATGGAAAAACAAAAATACTTGAATACCATTACCCTGGCTGGATTTAAAGATGTGGAAATTATGGAGGCACATTACTTCACCGAACCCAACATGAACATCAGACTAGAAGGAAAAATTCTCAGCATCCAAGTTAAGGCCATTAAATAG
- a CDS encoding potassium channel family protein has translation MYVVVMGGGRVGLSLASFLIADGHDVTLIENDETLCSNAAAELDALVICGNGTDIKTLDEANVSSADVFVAATGNDEANLLACILVKEYNIPKIIARVSEPSHAEAFRKVGIDSVISPEITAASYLEKLIIRPKIADLVVMGKGDAELLDFNLENEKVVGKRIGDISPTEDFIIVAVYENGDITIPKPDIVLKKGMKVSILVKTRAARAVMNKFTTL, from the coding sequence TTGTATGTAGTAGTAATGGGTGGGGGAAGAGTTGGCCTGAGCCTGGCCTCATTTCTAATTGCTGATGGTCATGATGTTACCCTAATAGAAAATGATGAAACTTTGTGTTCCAATGCTGCAGCTGAACTGGATGCCCTGGTGATCTGTGGCAACGGCACTGATATCAAAACCTTAGACGAAGCCAATGTATCCAGTGCAGATGTTTTCGTGGCTGCCACAGGAAACGATGAAGCCAACTTACTTGCCTGTATCCTGGTGAAAGAGTATAACATCCCAAAAATCATTGCCAGGGTAAGTGAACCCAGCCATGCTGAAGCATTCCGCAAAGTGGGTATTGACTCGGTTATAAGCCCTGAAATTACAGCAGCCAGTTATCTGGAAAAACTAATTATCCGACCGAAAATCGCAGACTTGGTAGTAATGGGTAAGGGTGATGCTGAATTACTTGATTTTAACTTGGAAAACGAGAAAGTTGTTGGTAAAAGAATTGGAGATATCAGCCCCACTGAAGACTTCATCATTGTGGCTGTCTATGAAAATGGAGATATAACCATTCCCAAACCAGACATAGTCTTAAAAAAAGGCATGAAAGTCTCTATTTTAGTGAAGACCCGGGCTGCCAGGGCTGTTATGAATAAATTCACCACATTGTAG
- a CDS encoding PAS domain-containing protein has product MVGANKYALNILGIPESEDHFPEINIFKNFIIPFQREKLLKEKSFKFKTQLNIKKINGNSDVSKHLKTASFEGKVSVISSGFLVQIQHIPQDGKSEKLLQSERKYRHFFEDDLTGDFIATPEGKILECNPAFAELYGFQNIEEASKSNMSQFNSEDWENLVKRLEIEYKIKGHQTIHKSPDGKQIHIVCNVVAIFNESGHLDQIESYIFDDTERKEAENALKESEKKYRRLFDEDLTGDFIAKPDGKITECNPSFAVIYGFNTIENALKWNISESNPFDWPYMVTRLKSEGKIQGFQSWQRRSDTLRIHVVANLVGIFNDGDKLTHVKGYVFDDTERKQAEEGLDRTISQITGILNSIKDGFVALNNFWEIVY; this is encoded by the coding sequence ATGGTTGGTGCTAATAAATATGCATTAAACATATTGGGGATACCTGAATCCGAAGATCATTTTCCAGAGATCAACATATTTAAAAATTTCATTATTCCTTTCCAAAGGGAAAAATTACTTAAAGAGAAATCTTTTAAATTTAAAACCCAACTTAACATAAAAAAGATAAATGGTAACTCTGATGTTTCCAAACATCTTAAAACTGCCTCTTTTGAAGGAAAAGTTTCAGTTATAAGTTCTGGATTTCTGGTACAGATCCAGCATATTCCCCAGGATGGAAAATCTGAAAAACTGCTTCAAAGTGAAAGGAAATATCGTCACTTTTTTGAGGATGATCTTACGGGAGATTTCATTGCAACCCCTGAAGGCAAGATTTTAGAATGTAACCCTGCATTTGCTGAATTGTATGGTTTTCAAAACATTGAAGAAGCTTCAAAATCCAACATGTCTCAGTTCAACTCAGAAGACTGGGAAAATTTAGTTAAACGACTGGAAATTGAGTATAAAATCAAGGGGCATCAAACCATACATAAAAGCCCTGACGGGAAACAAATCCACATTGTTTGTAATGTTGTTGCCATTTTCAATGAATCAGGACACTTAGATCAAATTGAAAGTTACATCTTTGATGACACCGAACGGAAAGAAGCGGAAAATGCTTTAAAAGAAAGTGAAAAGAAATATAGGCGTTTATTTGATGAAGATTTAACTGGGGATTTTATTGCAAAACCTGATGGTAAAATAACAGAGTGTAACCCTTCTTTTGCAGTCATATATGGATTTAATACTATTGAAAATGCGCTTAAGTGGAATATATCAGAATCAAATCCTTTTGACTGGCCATATATGGTAACCAGGCTCAAAAGTGAGGGCAAGATTCAGGGTTTTCAAAGCTGGCAGAGAAGGTCTGATACCCTGAGGATCCATGTTGTGGCCAACCTCGTAGGTATTTTCAATGACGGGGACAAACTCACCCATGTTAAAGGTTACGTATTTGATGATACTGAACGTAAACAGGCGGAAGAAGGACTTGACAGAACTATAAGTCAAATAACAGGGATTTTAAACAGTATTAAAGATGGATTTGTTGCTTTAAATAATTTCTGGGAAATTGTTTATTAA
- a CDS encoding ArsR/SmtB family transcription factor, protein MKCQISDEKLPGEDQIKKLEEIMSHLPDDNQFQEKSEIFKAIADPTRLKILYLLEEGELCVCEVIMALDKPQSTISHHLNVLKNAKLIKWRKEGVWIHYKLADPKIVGIIGQFAQII, encoded by the coding sequence ATGAAATGCCAAATTTCTGATGAAAAACTTCCTGGAGAGGACCAAATAAAAAAATTAGAAGAAATAATGAGTCATTTGCCTGATGATAACCAGTTTCAGGAAAAATCAGAAATATTCAAGGCAATAGCAGATCCAACACGACTTAAAATATTATATCTTCTAGAAGAAGGTGAGTTATGTGTTTGTGAAGTTATAATGGCCCTTGATAAACCACAATCGACAATTTCCCACCATTTAAATGTTCTAAAAAATGCAAAACTCATAAAATGGCGTAAAGAAGGGGTTTGGATACATTACAAACTTGCAGATCCAAAAATTGTTGGCATAATTGGCCAATTTGCTCAAATCATATAA
- a CDS encoding universal stress protein: protein MVYKILLPTDGSESSERAGEYAISEASLSGSDIIVLNVIDMDYLNSLPQQDLREKLDEELREEGKQAVKKFEKKIEDEQCSGNCKNINLITMIKKGKPEGVILQTAEEENVDQIIMGKSGKHGLERFLLGSTTERVVRKAKVPVNVIS from the coding sequence ATGGTTTACAAAATATTATTACCTACAGACGGTTCAGAATCATCTGAACGTGCAGGAGAATACGCTATTTCAGAAGCCAGCTTAAGTGGATCAGATATAATTGTTTTAAATGTAATTGACATGGACTATTTAAACTCATTGCCACAGCAAGATTTACGTGAAAAACTGGATGAAGAATTACGCGAAGAAGGTAAACAGGCTGTTAAAAAATTTGAAAAAAAGATTGAAGACGAACAATGTTCTGGTAACTGTAAAAACATAAATCTGATAACCATGATCAAAAAAGGCAAACCAGAAGGTGTTATTCTTCAAACAGCAGAAGAAGAAAATGTAGACCAGATAATTATGGGAAAATCAGGCAAACACGGACTGGAAAGGTTCCTGCTGGGAAGTACCACTGAAAGAGTGGTTAGAAAGGCTAAAGTCCCGGTAAACGTCATTTCATAA
- a CDS encoding TIGR00288 family NYN domain-containing protein → MRNLEKLSSLKEYIPKMGEPNAKSVAILIDGPNMLRKEFGFDLDVIKEILKEYGNIKVGKVFLNQYASDKLIEAIVNQGMSPIIVAGDIDVQMAVEAFEAIRNPNIDVVALMTRNTDFLPLVNIAKENGKETIVIGAEPGFSIALKNSADSTIVLKKQHSHSHPHGAM, encoded by the coding sequence ATGCGCAATCTTGAAAAATTAAGTTCGCTTAAAGAATACATCCCTAAAATGGGAGAACCCAACGCTAAAAGCGTAGCCATCTTGATCGATGGCCCTAACATGTTACGTAAGGAATTTGGCTTTGATCTAGACGTGATAAAGGAAATATTAAAAGAGTATGGAAACATAAAGGTTGGGAAAGTTTTCCTAAATCAGTACGCCTCAGATAAACTTATTGAAGCCATAGTAAATCAGGGAATGTCCCCCATCATCGTGGCAGGCGATATTGACGTTCAAATGGCAGTTGAAGCCTTCGAAGCCATCCGTAATCCCAATATTGATGTTGTTGCATTGATGACCCGTAACACTGACTTTTTACCCCTGGTCAACATCGCCAAAGAAAATGGCAAAGAAACAATAGTCATTGGCGCCGAACCAGGTTTCAGCATAGCTTTAAAAAACTCAGCAGACAGCACCATAGTCCTGAAAAAACAGCACTCCCACTCCCATCCTCATGGAGCAATGTAA